TAAACTATTGGATAATCTGGGCACTTCATCGGGTTCCAGAAAAGTACAGGCTTATAATGGCCGGGCAATTATCAAGGTAAAACTGAATAAAGGGAAAAGTATGGTGGCAGTACAGTCTGAAGGTCTGGCTACTGCTTTTGTTAATCTTTAAAGGATATAAATTTCAAATCTGTTGATTTAATTATGGAGCTATGTATGTAATATTTTCTGTTTTCCCGGCAGCTGTGATCTGTGCTGCCTCTTTAATATTTAATCCGGGACATCCAGGTAGTCCGGAACATACTGTGAATCCCGGTGAGGAGGTAAAATCACGTTTTGCTGACCGGGATACCTTAATCGCTGCTGTAACTCATCGTTCAGCTGGAAAACAAGAGATCGCTAAAGCGGCTGCAATGCTGCTGCGCAAACAGACCCTGGCAGAAGCTGCCTGGGCAATGACGCAAAAACCGGTGACTGTAACAGCTGCTTCTTCACCCAGAAGCGCAGGAGGAAAACATGATTTTTTCTCTGAAGCTGATTATTTCTGGCCAGACCCTGCCAATCCTGATGGTCCGTATATCAACCGGGATGGATTAACTAATCCGGACAATTTTGTGGAGCATCGCAAAGCCATGATCCGGCTGAGTAAAGTGATCGGTGCTTTAGCTTCGGCCTATAAATTAACAGGTGACGAGAAATATGTTAAACAGGCTATTGTCCATTTAAAAGCCTGGTTTGTAAACCCGGAGACTTTAATGAACCCAAATCTCAGTTTTGCACAGGCTGTGAAGGGAAAATTTACCGGGCGGAATTATGGCATTATTGACACAATACATTTAATGGAAGTAGCACAGGGCATTATTGTTATGGAGAAAGCAGGGGTTTTTGACCCTGAGTCTGCCAAAGCGATAAAGGGATGGTTTGCG
This portion of the Pedobacter lusitanus genome encodes:
- a CDS encoding alginate lyase family protein encodes the protein MYVIFSVFPAAVICAASLIFNPGHPGSPEHTVNPGEEVKSRFADRDTLIAAVTHRSAGKQEIAKAAAMLLRKQTLAEAAWAMTQKPVTVTAASSPRSAGGKHDFFSEADYFWPDPANPDGPYINRDGLTNPDNFVEHRKAMIRLSKVIGALASAYKLTGDEKYVKQAIVHLKAWFVNPETLMNPNLSFAQAVKGKFTGRNYGIIDTIHLMEVAQGIIVMEKAGVFDPESAKAIKGWFAEYTNWLNTSKPGIQEKMVKNNHATCWAIQVASFAKLCNDQPMLDSMRVRYKTVLLPGQMGADGSFPLEMARTKPYGYSIFNLDAMAILCQILSVPEDNLWDFKTADGKSIRLGIAYLYPFIADKTKWSLKADVMYWDNWPVAQPFLLFGANAYQQKDWYRTWEKLDHYPQVAEVIRNLPIRHPLIWM